The genomic window GAGTTTGTGCATTGCTTCGCCGCAGCAGACGAGTTGACCTGCTCCTTTGCCGATGACTTTTACGGTGTTTCCGCAGATGTTGCACTTGTAGATCTCACTTACTTCTGTCATGAGGATATGTTTCGCACAAGACAATATATACGTGAGTATCGGGGTAAGATGTTCGAAAAAAAGGGGTTTTAGAGGGTTTTATGGTGCTCAACAATTGCATCTGCCATTGCATGGAGCGCAGTAATTGCAGTCTCCTCGGGCTGACCTCTGATGTATACCGGCTCAAGTATTTTGGCACTTAAGGGTGAGAGCATCTCTTCAAGGTAGTTGACTGCATTGGTACCCCAGCCGTAAGAGCCGATGACCGCGATCTGCTGTACTTTGGGCCGGAGTGCACGAATGAGGTAGGCGGCGTTGACCGCTACCGGATGCGGGCCGAAGAGTACGGTAGGCGTTGCGATGACGATTGTTGCTGCATCCACTATGGCGCTGCCAAGCACGCCGGTATCGGTCTCCAGCAGGTTGTACTGATGGACCGGAATGCCGCGCTGGACAAGATCGTCGACGAGGAACTTTGTCATGAGTTCGGTACTTCCATGCATGGAGACGTACGCTACGATGACAAGGTTTTTGGGGGAGTCGCCCGACCAGTCGCGATAGAGGTCGATAATTTTCGCCGGCATTCTGAGAACCGGACCATGACTTGGACCGATGATCTTTGGCGCAATTTCATCGATGAGGTTGAGGTGCTCCTGCACTGAGGAACGGAACGGCATCATGATGGCTGCATAGTAACGCTTTGCTGCTTCAAGGTAGTCGGGACTTTCGTCGTCCTGATAGAGCGTTGGCGCTGCATAGTGCGTGCCGAGGAAGTCGGTGGTGAAGAGTACTTTGTCTTCGATGACTTCGGTGAACATGGTGTCGGGCCAGTGGACCCAGGGGGCGAGATAGAACTTCAGGGTTTTGTCGCCGAGCGAGAGGGTTTCCCGGTCGCCGATGACGATGAAGCGTTCCTCAACTTCTTCGAGATGATGCATTGCCAAAAGGAGACCCTTGCAGGTTTCGTTGGTGACAACTTTTGCACCGGGGAAAATTTCGAGCAGCAGAGGCAGGAGACCTGAGTGGTCCTGTTCTGCGTGGTCGATGATGATGTAGTCCAGCGAGTGCTGGTCCAGACGCATGAGGTTGGTGATGAAGTCTGCCTCGTCGTTGGGTTTGCAGGTGTCGATTAAGGCGGTTTTTTCGCTGCCTTTTACGAGGTAGGAGTTGTAGCTGCTTCCTCGCGGGGTGGGCATGATTGCGTCAAAGTACCGCAGATCCCAGTCAATGGTTCCAACCGAGTAGATACGGTCAGCAATCTCACGCGTTGCCATGGATTGTTACACCTTTTTGAACTGGGTTTTGGGTGCGCCACAGACCGGGCATTTCCAGGTGTCAGGAAGTTTTTCAAACGAAGTTCCGGCAGGGTACATGATGCCTGCTCCTTTTTCCGGGTCATATACATATCCGCAGATTGTGCAACGATATTTGTCCATTTTAACTTTCCTTCCTTATAATTAAGGCATAATACTATTGGGAATGATTGGTTATATTTTGTTGGGATATGGCAGGTTGGTTGTAGGTGGAAATTTTGTTTTGTAGCTCCGCCCACGGAAAAACGGAACACACGGAGCTTCACAGAAAAACATCACGGAGCAGACGTGAACACCACGGAAATTATGAATAATTGTATGGAACATCATCTTCTCTGACTGAATATGTTACTCCGTCGCGGATACATCTCCTGATGTCGACCCCCGGATGATGATTGAAGTTGATCAAAAGGCCAAGATCAAAATTTGTTATTTTCAGATAATTTTTGATTTGGGCAAGATGTTCATTGGTTATCTCTTCGACTGCTTTGAGTTCAAGGATTATTTTATTATAACACACGATATCGGCCCGGAATTTACCTACAGAGATATTTTTGTAACTAACCGGCAATTCTTTCTGAGATTCGAATGGAATTCCACGAAGTTTCAATTCATGTTCGAGAGCGCTTTGATAGACTGATTCCAAAAATCCCGGACCAAGTGATTTGTAGACTTCGAATACTGCTCCACGAATACGATAGGTTTCATCTTCAAAAATTAGGCTCATGCTCTTATGAAATGATCAGGAAGTGAGCTGAAATAATAGTTGCTGATGAAATTCCGTGATGTTCACGTCTGCTCCGTGATGTTTTTTATTTCAGTGTGTTCCCGCGAAGCGGTAAGCAGGCCGAAGGCATGCGTTCCGGTTTTCCGTGGGCGGAGCATAAAAGATCAAAAATAAAAAATTGCCAACTCCGGATTTGATTTTAATCTCAGACCGCCAATAGGTACATCTGGTAAGAGGCTTTATGGACGAGAGTGCTGGCCAAAAGATCCGGGGAGTTATTTTCGGGCATTTTCTGATCGATATTTACACACCGATTCTGGCGCTGATCCTGCCGCTGCTGATCGCAGGGATGGATCTGAGTTATTTCCTTGCAGGTATGATTGTGACGGTGTTTAATGTGACGTCGTCGGTGTCCCAGCCGTTTGTGGGCTGGTACGGGGATAAGACCGGATGGCGGGCGAGTGTGCCGCTGTGTCTGGTGATCGGGAGTGTGGGGATTAGTCTGACGGCGGTTACGGGAAATTATGTTCTGCTGCTGTTTCTTGCAGCGGGAGCTGCTATTGGCCACGCACTGTTTCATCCGGCGGCGATGGATATTATGTACCGCTTGAGTCCTCCGGCAAAGCGGGGATTATATAACTCGATTTTTACGACGAGCGGAAGTATCGGGTATGCGGTCGGGCCGCTAATTGCAGGTATTCTGATTGTGGTCGGTGGTCTTCCGGCGGTTGCATGGCTGATGATTCCCGGGATTCTCGGGGCGACATGGATGTACCGGAACAACCGCAGGTCCCGCGGTAAGTCTGGTGCAGGTACGAAAGCGAAGGTTGTTGAGAAAAATGCGAGTGAAGCGGCACCCCGGAAACGGTTTTGGTGGGTGCCGGCAGGTTTGGTTGTTTCGATCTGTTCGCTTCGTGCGTGGGCATATCTCGGCGTGATTACGTATCTGCCGACGTTACTGATTCTTGGTCATCATGGAATGGACATGTTTACGGCGTCTGCGATTGTTACGGTGATGCTGTTCTTCGGTGTTGCGGGACAGGTTGTGGGCGGGTATATGTCGGACCGGTTTGGGAGAAAGGAGATGTTGGTGCTTGGTCTTGCGTGTGCAATTCCGTTTTTCTGTCTGATCTTTTCGACGAATGAGGTGCTGATGTATTTTGGCGTGATGATGTATGCGTTCTTTGCGTCGTCGTGTTATGTGATGTCGGTGACGATGACACAGGATCTGCTGCCGGGAAATGTGGGGTTTGCGTCAGGGCTGACTCTTGGGTTTTCGATGGGGGTCGGAGGTCTTGGTGCTGCGCTGATCGGATGGGCAGCTGATGTGCTCGGGTCGTTGTCAAGTGCGATGTTTCTGTTGATTGTGCCGATCATTTTGTGTCCGGTTCTGGCACTGCTGATCAAGTATCCGCTGAAGAGTCTGGCACGGGGACATGATAGAGGAGCTGACGGGGACATATAAAATTGGACTTCCACGGAGTGATTACTCCAAACAAGGCAAAAAACAGAATAATCATAGGCAATGAATGAAACTCATCGCCGCATAACTTCCCTTAAAAAAAACAAACTCTCATTTTTAGTACACTGTACTGTACTTCTAAGTACAGTACATAGTAGTAGTAGTAAGAAAAAATATTTTTCAAAAATTATCGCGGCACGACCATCGGCAGACCCTTATGCATCACAATATCCACCGCAATACCATACACCGCCTCAATCACATCAGCAGTCACCCCGGACCGATCACACGCCGCATACACCATACCGCCCTTCATAAACAAAAACCGGTCCGCAAACCGCAGCGCAAGATTCAGATCATGCATCGTCATAACCGTTGCCACATTATGATGATCCACCACATCCCGGATAACCCCTAAAATCGCCATCTGCCGACACAGATCCAGAGCCGACGTCGGCTCATCCAGCAGAAGAACAGACGGCTCCTGCACAATCGCACGACAGATACACACCCGCTGAAGCTCACCTCCCGACAGCTCATCAATAGAGCGGAGCTGCATCTCCAACAAACCAAAACGCGACAGCGCCTCCTCAACAATCACATAATCCCTCTCACTCACCCGCAACCCAAGATGCGGTTTTCGCCCGAGAAGCACCGTATCAAACACGCTCATCTTTGCAGACTCATTCCGCTGCGCAACATACCCGACATTTTTCGCAATCTCTGTCCCCGACATTTTCATCAGATCCTTCTCCTCCAGAAGAACCGTGCCGGTCTTCGGCGTAAGAATCAGATTCATACACTTCAGAAGCGTCGACTTCCCCACACCATTCGGGCCGAGAATCGCAAGAATCTCTCCGCGTGCAACCCCAACAGAAACATTTGCAAGAACCGGATCGCTCCGGTACTCAAAACTCACCCCTGCAACCTGAAGGATAGCCCTGCCCGGGACATCACCGTGATGCGAATGCGGGCAGTCATGCGAGTGATCATGCGTATGCACGTAACCTTCCACATGCGAATGCGGATGCACATGACGACCCTCATGAGCATCATGGCCCTCATGACCCTCATGACCCACGTGCTCTTTGTGCTCAGACTCCTCCCTCACATCCGCCGCCCCCGAATGATAAGATACAGAAACACCGGAGCGCCAAGAAACGCAGTCAGCACCGCAACCGGCAGAACATGTGGCGCAATAATTGTTCGGGCAACGGTATCAGACACCAGCAGAAGAACCGCACCGCAAACAAAACTTCCCGGAATCAAAAACCGGTGATCATCACCGATCAGCCGACGCACAATATGCGGACAGACAAGACCCACAAAACCGATCACACCAAGAAACGCCACAATCACCGCACTGATAACAGATGCCGCAATCATACCAATCAAACGCGTCCGCTCAACATTCACCCCGAGACCCCGGGCAGTCTCATCACCCGCATCAATCGCATTGTAGTCCCAGCGTTTGAACAAAATGTAGCCAAACGCCGCAACCACCACAACCGCCATAATCCCAAGCTCGGTCCAGCTTGAACGCGACACATCCCCGAACTGCCAGAACACAATCGACGCAAGCTTCGTATCATCCACAAAATACTGAATCGCCATCAGACCCGCACTGAAAAGTGAACTGATAGCAACGCCCGCAAGGACCATCGTCTCAGGAGTAGCCGACCGCATCCGGGCAATCAGAAGAATAATCATCGTCGTCAGCATGCTGAAAATAAATGCACAGAGCGTCGTCAGATACGGATTATGCACGACCACCGCGTCAGCAATACTGCTGCCGGTCGTGCCCGCACCAAACAGCAGAATACCGATCGCAGCACCAAACGCCGCGGCATTGGAAAGACCCAGTGTAAAAGGAGATGCGAGAGGATTTCGAAGAATCGACTGCATCGCAACTCCTGCAATCGCAAGACCGGCTCCCGCAACAACTGCCGTCAGCGCCTGCGGGATTCGAATATTCCAGATGATTCGCTCAAACAGTCCAGTCCCCTGCCCGCCCAGCAGTGTTCCGAGAATATCAGGGATCGGAATCGAGACCGCACCAACCGACACCGAAACAAAAAACATGATCACAGTGAGGGCAACGCCTGAAAGGATCAGGAGAATTTTTCGTGCGACATATGCCCGGTACTGTCCTGACGAAGTTTCAGTCTCCATGGCTGCTCTCACAACAGAGGGATCTCCAGCTTCGTGAACGACAAATTCTGCACATTTGCTTTCAGCTGTTCGTAGACCGGAGCACCGACAACGAATTCGTAGATCTCATCGGCCTTTGCTGCCGGATCAATATCTGCGAACTTGTCCGGGTACAGAACTTTTCCGATATAGTACGCGTTTGCAAGGCTTGTCTCATGATTCACGTTCATCGACGTGTGAGGATTTACCGCATACACCTCGCCGTTCTTCACCGCAGACAGCCCCTGATACGCTGCATCACTGCCAAACTCGACAACTGCACCGCCTTCTGCTGCGGTAAGCGTTCCAAGATCCACAAAGATCATGTCAGGATCCCAGGCAAGAATCTGCTCTTTTGCAACTTTTGCATAACCCGTCTGACTCACCTCACCAATATTTGAGGCAACATTTTTTGCACCAAGCAGGGTGAATGCCAGATAATTCGGATCGGTCCCGTCAGCTCCGTGAGCTCCGTTGTAGGAAATTCCGCAAACATACACCGTCGGTTTTCCCGCGTCCGGCACGTCTGCAACGCGGCCTTTCAGATCCTCTTCAACCCCGTTAAAGTACGCGACTATCTCATCAGCACGTTTCTCTGTGTGCAATATTTTTCCAAGCATCCGCAAAGTCTCACGGATCTGATCACCTTTGGTGACATAGTCGCCGACATAAAACATCACCACAGGAATACCGGTCTTTTCCGTGATCATGTTGGCGGTCGCAACGTTTGAGCTGCTGGCGCCTCCCATAAACAGAACCTCTGCACCTGATGCGAGAAGTTTTTCATTGTCAACAACAGCCATTGCAGAGCCGAGGGCCTGACGATTTTTGATCTCAGGGTTTGCGAGTAGATAGGGTCTCAGCTCATTTGGACGAGTGAAGAGATCGCTGTCCTGATAGTCAACCGCAACAACGCGGTCCAGATTCACATCCAGATACACAAAGTACCGCATCGAACCTGATCCGGAAACCGCAATTTTCTGCGGATTGTCAGGAATGGTAACCTCGCGACCGAATGCATCGATTATTGTGATGGTACCGGCAGTATTCCCCACATCAGGAGAAGAGACACAACCCGCAGATATGCAGAAAATAGAAAGAAAGACACAAACAAGAAATACAGACACTATTTTTTCGCTTACAAACATGTTATCAAAATACTATTTTTTCATACTGAGTAATAAGTTTATTCCAAAACGCTCGTCGAACACACGAACATATATTCAGATCAATACTATTAATAGTCCTGAGGGGCGATTATGTTGCTATGAAAGATTTTGCCGATGTCATAGCATTTCACGGTCACGTCTGCGGTGGTCTTGCGCTCGGATACAAAGCCTGTGAACTTGCCGCACAGGAACTTGGCCTCGACTTCTCTGAAGATGAGGAGATTGTGGCACTCACCGAGACAGACTCCTGTACGGTTGATGCAATCCAGGTACTGTTCGGCTGCACCGCAGGCAAAGGAAATCTCTTCGTCAACAACTGGGGCAAAACCGCATTCTCCTTCTACCGCCGCGACAACAACACCTCGATCCGGCTTGTCGCCATCCCGGACGCCGTGCCAAAAGACCCGCGAATGAACGAGCTCAGGCCGAAGATTATGAGAGGAGACGCAACCGAAGGCGAAAATGTCGAGTACCATCATCTGGTCCACGAACATGTGGATCAGATTCTTTCAATCCCTGCAGAAAAACTGTTTGAGATCAAAGAGACAACGCTCCCCCTCCCAAGTGAGGCATCCATCTACTATAATGTGATGTGTTCGGTCTGCGGTGAACATGTTGCAGAAGGACGGGCAAAACAGGTGGACGGAAAATACGTCTGCATCCCCTGCCAGAAAAAATAATTTTTTTATGAGAGGATGATTTCGCCGCCCACGGAAAAACGGAACGCATGCCTTCGGCCTGCTTACCGCTTCGCGGGAACACACGGAGTTTCACAGAAAAACATCACGGAGCAGACGTGAACAACACGGAATTCATATTCAAATAGGAGTTCCGCGGTGTACTGTTGAGTGGTGAGATCTCGCCTCGTGAGAAAAAAACCGCCACGGATTCACACGGATTCCAAATTTGCCAATCGTCATTATCTTGCGTTCGGTCGGGACTCCGGCTAATCGCCTGCGTCCTTTTCGACCTCACTGGATAATGACTGGCAAATTTTTTTCGGTTTTTTGTTGAGTGGTACATGTGGTTTTGCTTGGAAAAATCAATTACATAATCACACAGATTGCATTTTCGGAAAAAAAATGTGCGTGAGTACGATGCAAAAAACATACTCATCATTTCAACAAAAAATCGAAAAATTTGCCAGCTGGTATCCAGTGAGGTCGAAAAGGACGCAGGCGATTAGCCGGAGTCCCGACCGAGCGCAAGATAACAGCGATTGGCAAATTAAATATCTGTGTGAATCCGTGGCGGTTTTTTTTCACACGAGACCACGTTCATCAGTTACCTGCTTACAATTTTCAGAAAAAAAGGAACTGAGATCTTTTTGCAATATCACACCGCGTAACTCCTATTAAAAAAAATTCAACGAAATTTTTTTCGTGGTATTATATTCGAAATTATTTTTTCTGTACTCATAAAATAGTTTTCAGTTGCCATGTTGAAAAAACTCAACGAAATTATATTTCCGTGATGTTCACGTCTGCTCCGTGATCTTTTTTTCTGTGAAACTCCGTGTGTTCCCGCGAAGCGGTAAGCAGGCCGAAGGCATGCGTTCCGTTTTTCCGTGGGCGGAGCTACGATGAGTTAAAACAGCGCCCTATCCTTCTTCGCGCCCGCAAGGTTCGCACCGCCAAGCTCCGCATGCCGCAGATCCGCATCGCACAAATCCGCCTGCCACAGATCGGCTCCCTCCAGATGCACATGCAAAAGATTCGCACCGCACAACTTCACATGCCGGAGATCCGAACCCTCCAGATGTGCATAGCACAAAACAGCCCCGCTCAGATCAAGATTGCGAAGAGACGCCTCCTCCAGATGCGCCCCGTACATCCGAATATCGTTCCCATCCTTGGAAAGCTCCTTCTGATACCAGTCATTCCAGAGAGCAATATTTCCTGACTCGGCAGCTGACCGCAGAAGCGAAGCCTGGGTTGCATCATACTTGATCTTTCCTGCCCCGTCATACACCGCAGCATCAGGATTTGCTCCCGACAGCTCTGCTCCGCCAAGGAACGCACGCCACAGATTCGTACCCGAAAGATTTGCATTCGCAAGATTCGCCCGCTTCAGATACGAATACGAAAGATCCGCACCCTGCAGCTGGGCATACCGCAGATCCGCACCCTCCAGATACCAGTACGCAAGATCTGCACCGGCAAGATGCGCCCCGTAAGAGTCAGTACTCCGCAGATACTGGGTCTGCACAAGATCTTCCGCATACCAGCCGTTCCACTCCGTAAAGTCCATCGCTTCTGAACAGCGGCGGAACATCTCGTATTGATCCTGATCAAATCGCGTACGACGTCGTGGCGGCATTGTGGAAAACCCTCCTTTGATATTCTTATGTATTGGTCTCTATAAGAATCTGTCTCCGACTCAGGCTTTACCCATAAATTCGTTTGTTGGGGACCGAGGTTCGTCACTAATCGCAGCTCCGCCCACAGAAAAGCGGAACACACGGAGCTTCACGGAAAAAAACATCACGGAGCAGACGAGAACAGCACGGAAATATGATGTTGAATCTGGGTTCCGTGATGTTCACGTCTGCTCCGTGATCTTTGTTCCGTGAAATTTTCTGTGTTTTCAGATTTTCCGTGGGCGGAGTTGATCAAGCCATCTCACAAACTACGCTTTTTCAGATACGAATACGCCGCAAGAGACGCCTTAATCCCTTCACCCGCGGCAACACCAACCTGCTTGCTCTCAACTGACGTCGCATCTCCTGCCGCAAACAAACCCGGAACATTCGTCCGGCAGTTCTCATCAACAAGAATCTCGCCTGATGCATTCATCGCAACCTGACCTTTGAACACCGCAGTATTCGGCGTAAGCCCGAGACCAAGGAACAGACCATCGATAACAATCGTTCTGACATTTTTCATATCAGAAGCCTGGGCAATATCAACAGATGCAACCGTTCGTTCGCCGTGAATCGCCGTGATCACAAACCCTGTCTCAATTACCACATTTTTCTTTGCTCTCAGCCGTTCCACCGAAATCTCATCAGCCTTCAAGGCACTGCGGGAAACAAGCGTCACCTTTGATGCAATATCACTCAGTTCAAGAGCCATATCGACCGCCGTATTCCCGCCGCCGTAAACCGCAACCTCCTTTCCCTTAAACAGAGGGCCGTCACAGGTCGTGCAGATGGAAACCCCGCGTCCAAAATACTCCTCTTCCCCCGGGACTCCGCTCATACGCGGAGACCTGCCGAGCGCGGCAATCACCGCATCAGCAGTGAACCTTCTACCCGAAAGAGTCTCCACCTGAAATGTATCGCCGGACCGGGAAAATCCGGTCACCACATCATCAAAGATAACGCCGCCGTGCGACTCGGCCTGATCCACAAACAGATTCATCAGCGACTCCCCGCTGATCTGATAAAATCCCGGATAGTTTTCAATCTCCGAACTTCTGACAGCCATCCCCCCGCGTGCCCCGCCGATCACCAGAGTCTCGATCTCCTTTCGTCCGGCATACATCGCAGCAGAAAGTCCCGCAGCACCTGACCCGATAATGATGAGCTCATGATCATCAGGAATGTGTCCGGTCTTGTCGATCAAAAGCAGCGGCTCAATCTTGCGGCGATCAAATCCGACAATAACCTCTCCATCGATCACAATAACCGGCACCCCGCGCTGACCGGTGAGATCGATCATCTCCCGTGCGGCATCAACATCCTTGCCGACATCAAGCGAACGATAGGAAAATCCCTTTCCATCAAGCCACGCCTTCAGATTATTACAATGAGGACAATTTTTTGTGGAATATATGGTAATATCATGAGCATTCATAACCAATTTTCGACGGGAACAAATTAAAAGAGTAGGATTGCGACAGTTTATTCATAGGCCTCCCACGGAAAAACAACACGGAACAGACAAGAATAACATGAAATAGGACTTACACGGTGCAATTCTGCGAAGTGATGAGACTGCCATGAATAATTTTTCAACACACCTCCCATTATGATTTTTTAAACACGAACCACACGAAAAAACACGAATAATTTAAAATTCCGTGGTGTTCACGTCTGCTCCGTGATGTTTTTCAGTGAGATTTTCAGTGTATTCCGTTTTTCCGTGGGCGGAGTTACGATATACGGCGAACGTTAGTTGCCAACAAACAACCTTAACCACAAAAAAAATTATTCGGAAACAGAATCAGTCACTTCCGACTGAACCTGCTTTCCTTTTCGGGCCTCTTTGATAAAAATCTCATAACCGGCCATGGTCAACACCAAAAGAACCGGGCCGAGAACAAAACCCAAGAGTCCCATCACCATAGCACCGCCGAAAAATCCGACAAACATCAGCATCGGCCGGATCTCCACCTTCCTTCCGGTAAGTCGCGGTCGCAGAATAATATCCGTCACAACGCACAGCAGGAAATAACCGATCGTACAGATCAGAATAACGCCGCGCCAGTCACCGATCGCAAGCGAGTACAGACCAACAAATATCAGAACCATGATCGGGCCGAGGAATGGAATCAGCGCAAACACCGCACACAGCATCGCATAAAACATCTCATGCCCGTATCCGAGCATAAGGAAAAATCCGTACGCAAGGAAAAACGTCAGCACCGCAAGGAACACATGCACAATGTAGAGCGCGTACAAAATATCCTTCGTCTTCGTAGCCATCAGACCCATGTTGCCCTTCGAAGTTTCCGGAAGGACCGACCAGAGATCGTCCCAAATCCGGTCGCCCAGAACAATGAAACAGTAGAGCAGGGCAAAGAAGAGAATGACATCAATAATAAGAGCAGGAACGAACTCCGCAAAACCGAGAACAACTTTGGGAAACGCTGCCGTAATCATCGAAGTAAGTGCATCAACAAACCCTCCCACATCATGACTTCCACCCGCATGGCCAAGAATCAAAAAAATCTTGTCTATAATTGTTTTCAGCATGAAAACAAGATACTCCAAGTCCGACAACAGAACAATAATCGCTCCAATGCCGACACCGACAACACCTGCCGTGATACCTGTGGCAATAAATCCCGCAGAGATCCAATCAGGAACCTTTTTGGAAAGCCACCGGTGAAGCGGCATACACACAACAGCTATCGATAAGGAAAAGACGGCAATGAAAAGATAGTCGCGGGCAAGAATTAGGGTGAGAAGAAAAATTGCGGCAATAACAATGAGACTGAAATGATCCCGTGCAAAGACGCCAATATTCATTGGTTAATACATCGGTTGCCGAGATGATAAACTCACGGAAGCGCGTGGCTTCATTTTTTGCTTCGTTGCTCCGCCCACAGAACACACTGAAGACACAGAAAATATCACGGAAAAACATCACGGAGCAGACGAGAACAGCACGGAATTCACATTTAATATTATATTTCTGTGCTGTTCACGTCTGCTTCGTGATGTTTTTCCGTGAAATTCCGTGTGTTCCCGCGAAGCGGTAAGCAGGCCGAAGGCATGCGTCTCGTTTTTCCGTGGGTTGATCATTAATTAAATGCACAAAAAAGTTGGAAATAGAGTGAGAATTTACTCAACAATCTTAAAGGATGCGCCCGGGATGCCGCAGATCGGGCAGCGGTCGGTCGTCTTGTTGATCTCAATGTTGCCGCAGACCGGACAGAGATACACAGTCTTGACCTCAAAGTCCTTGCCTGCTTTCACTGCTGCGAGCGCCTGCTTGTAGAGATCAGCGTGAATTGCCTCTGCCTTCATGGCATGCTCAAACGTGATGAGTGCATCCTGACGGCCCTCAGCCTCAGCGACTTTGATGAACGAGGGGTACATCTCGTTGGTCTCGTGCAGCTCGCCTGCCATACCTGCCTCAAGATTTGCAACGGTCGTTCCAATGTATCCGCCGACACGAAGAAGACGGCGTGCATGGATCTCCTCAGCTGCGGAGGTTGCACGGAAAAGCTTTGCAACATGGTCGTATCCCTCGTCTGCGGCTGCT from Methanorbis furvi includes these protein-coding regions:
- a CDS encoding FprA family A-type flavoprotein, which gives rise to MATREIADRIYSVGTIDWDLRYFDAIMPTPRGSSYNSYLVKGSEKTALIDTCKPNDEADFITNLMRLDQHSLDYIIIDHAEQDHSGLLPLLLEIFPGAKVVTNETCKGLLLAMHHLEEVEERFIVIGDRETLSLGDKTLKFYLAPWVHWPDTMFTEVIEDKVLFTTDFLGTHYAAPTLYQDDESPDYLEAAKRYYAAIMMPFRSSVQEHLNLIDEIAPKIIGPSHGPVLRMPAKIIDLYRDWSGDSPKNLVIVAYVSMHGSTELMTKFLVDDLVQRGIPVHQYNLLETDTGVLGSAIVDAATIVIATPTVLFGPHPVAVNAAYLIRALRPKVQQIAVIGSYGWGTNAVNYLEEMLSPLSAKILEPVYIRGQPEETAITALHAMADAIVEHHKTL
- a CDS encoding rubredoxin, which codes for MDKYRCTICGYVYDPEKGAGIMYPAGTSFEKLPDTWKCPVCGAPKTQFKKV
- a CDS encoding GxxExxY protein codes for the protein MSLIFEDETYRIRGAVFEVYKSLGPGFLESVYQSALEHELKLRGIPFESQKELPVSYKNISVGKFRADIVCYNKIILELKAVEEITNEHLAQIKNYLKITNFDLGLLINFNHHPGVDIRRCIRDGVTYSVREDDVPYNYS
- a CDS encoding MFS transporter — its product is MDESAGQKIRGVIFGHFLIDIYTPILALILPLLIAGMDLSYFLAGMIVTVFNVTSSVSQPFVGWYGDKTGWRASVPLCLVIGSVGISLTAVTGNYVLLLFLAAGAAIGHALFHPAAMDIMYRLSPPAKRGLYNSIFTTSGSIGYAVGPLIAGILIVVGGLPAVAWLMIPGILGATWMYRNNRRSRGKSGAGTKAKVVEKNASEAAPRKRFWWVPAGLVVSICSLRAWAYLGVITYLPTLLILGHHGMDMFTASAIVTVMLFFGVAGQVVGGYMSDRFGRKEMLVLGLACAIPFFCLIFSTNEVLMYFGVMMYAFFASSCYVMSVTMTQDLLPGNVGFASGLTLGFSMGVGGLGAALIGWAADVLGSLSSAMFLLIVPIILCPVLALLIKYPLKSLARGHDRGADGDI
- a CDS encoding ABC transporter ATP-binding protein, which produces MREESEHKEHVGHEGHEGHDAHEGRHVHPHSHVEGYVHTHDHSHDCPHSHHGDVPGRAILQVAGVSFEYRSDPVLANVSVGVARGEILAILGPNGVGKSTLLKCMNLILTPKTGTVLLEEKDLMKMSGTEIAKNVGYVAQRNESAKMSVFDTVLLGRKPHLGLRVSERDYVIVEEALSRFGLLEMQLRSIDELSGGELQRVCICRAIVQEPSVLLLDEPTSALDLCRQMAILGVIRDVVDHHNVATVMTMHDLNLALRFADRFLFMKGGMVYAACDRSGVTADVIEAVYGIAVDIVMHKGLPMVVPR
- a CDS encoding iron ABC transporter permease, which codes for METETSSGQYRAYVARKILLILSGVALTVIMFFVSVSVGAVSIPIPDILGTLLGGQGTGLFERIIWNIRIPQALTAVVAGAGLAIAGVAMQSILRNPLASPFTLGLSNAAAFGAAIGILLFGAGTTGSSIADAVVVHNPYLTTLCAFIFSMLTTMIILLIARMRSATPETMVLAGVAISSLFSAGLMAIQYFVDDTKLASIVFWQFGDVSRSSWTELGIMAVVVVAAFGYILFKRWDYNAIDAGDETARGLGVNVERTRLIGMIAASVISAVIVAFLGVIGFVGLVCPHIVRRLIGDDHRFLIPGSFVCGAVLLLVSDTVARTIIAPHVLPVAVLTAFLGAPVFLYLIIRGRRM
- a CDS encoding ABC transporter substrate-binding protein — its product is MGNTAGTITIIDAFGREVTIPDNPQKIAVSGSGSMRYFVYLDVNLDRVVAVDYQDSDLFTRPNELRPYLLANPEIKNRQALGSAMAVVDNEKLLASGAEVLFMGGASSSNVATANMITEKTGIPVVMFYVGDYVTKGDQIRETLRMLGKILHTEKRADEIVAYFNGVEEDLKGRVADVPDAGKPTVYVCGISYNGAHGADGTDPNYLAFTLLGAKNVASNIGEVSQTGYAKVAKEQILAWDPDMIFVDLGTLTAAEGGAVVEFGSDAAYQGLSAVKNGEVYAVNPHTSMNVNHETSLANAYYIGKVLYPDKFADIDPAAKADEIYEFVVGAPVYEQLKANVQNLSFTKLEIPLL
- a CDS encoding FmdE family protein; this encodes MKDFADVIAFHGHVCGGLALGYKACELAAQELGLDFSEDEEIVALTETDSCTVDAIQVLFGCTAGKGNLFVNNWGKTAFSFYRRDNNTSIRLVAIPDAVPKDPRMNELRPKIMRGDATEGENVEYHHLVHEHVDQILSIPAEKLFEIKETTLPLPSEASIYYNVMCSVCGEHVAEGRAKQVDGKYVCIPCQKK
- a CDS encoding pentapeptide repeat-containing protein yields the protein MPPRRRTRFDQDQYEMFRRCSEAMDFTEWNGWYAEDLVQTQYLRSTDSYGAHLAGADLAYWYLEGADLRYAQLQGADLSYSYLKRANLANANLSGTNLWRAFLGGAELSGANPDAAVYDGAGKIKYDATQASLLRSAAESGNIALWNDWYQKELSKDGNDIRMYGAHLEEASLRNLDLSGAVLCYAHLEGSDLRHVKLCGANLLHVHLEGADLWQADLCDADLRHAELGGANLAGAKKDRALF